In the Bradyrhizobium guangzhouense genome, one interval contains:
- a CDS encoding ABC transporter substrate-binding protein, with amino-acid sequence MVRHLPTLSIAMSVTSLALFLAQPASAETVTLGIGTQDTTTNTVTAGTVVRQLHLLEKYLPTSGKYANIKFEIEWQNFTSGPPVTNAMMANKLQIGMMGDYPLIVNGFTFDSNPESKSRLIAVAAYSLAGSGNGIVVHKDSPYYDLADLKGKLVSVPFGSAAHGMVLKAMQDRGYPDDFFQLVSQSPEVGSTNLQEKKIDAHADFVPFAELLPFRGFARKIFDGVETNLPTFHGVVVRTDFAEKYPEVVVAYEKALIAANAWLRADPKLAAEKIQEWTGINKEVVYIFLGPGGNMTTDPTIKPTLIDAAAADVKVLQKLGRMKEFDPKKWVDDSYIRKAYAEMKLDYDTQLASTKNYEITGEDAFCKKPITDPRKAGEVWVDEAGIMPFSSAACTLGAYADFKAKGKKINVAYVFDTTRGIKLFADQAFFAVGNGDVAPFLLKKDAEAYAAKISGKVLGFDDAVKAAVSGGKT; translated from the coding sequence ATGGTCCGCCATCTTCCCACGCTCTCGATCGCGATGTCGGTGACGTCGCTGGCGCTATTCCTCGCGCAGCCGGCCTCGGCAGAAACCGTCACGCTCGGCATAGGAACGCAGGACACCACGACCAACACGGTGACCGCTGGAACTGTGGTGCGGCAGCTCCATCTTCTCGAAAAGTACCTGCCGACGTCAGGCAAATACGCAAACATCAAATTCGAGATCGAGTGGCAAAACTTCACCTCGGGCCCACCCGTCACCAATGCGATGATGGCGAACAAGCTGCAGATCGGCATGATGGGCGACTATCCGCTGATCGTGAACGGCTTCACCTTCGACAGTAATCCGGAGAGCAAGAGCCGCCTGATTGCAGTTGCCGCCTACAGCCTCGCCGGCTCCGGTAACGGCATCGTCGTCCACAAGGACTCGCCCTATTACGATCTCGCCGACCTCAAGGGCAAGCTCGTGAGCGTGCCGTTCGGCTCCGCCGCACACGGCATGGTGCTCAAGGCGATGCAGGACCGCGGTTACCCTGACGACTTCTTCCAACTCGTCAGCCAAAGCCCGGAGGTCGGCTCGACCAATCTTCAGGAAAAGAAGATCGACGCCCACGCGGACTTTGTCCCCTTCGCCGAGCTCCTGCCGTTCCGCGGCTTTGCGCGAAAGATCTTCGACGGCGTCGAGACCAATCTGCCGACCTTCCACGGCGTCGTGGTGCGCACCGACTTCGCCGAGAAGTACCCCGAGGTCGTGGTCGCCTACGAAAAGGCCCTGATCGCCGCCAATGCGTGGCTCCGCGCCGATCCGAAACTGGCCGCCGAAAAGATCCAGGAATGGACCGGCATCAACAAGGAGGTCGTCTACATCTTCCTCGGCCCCGGCGGAAACATGACCACCGATCCGACCATCAAGCCAACGCTCATCGACGCAGCCGCGGCTGACGTCAAAGTGCTCCAGAAGCTCGGCCGCATGAAGGAGTTCGATCCGAAGAAGTGGGTCGACGACAGCTACATCCGCAAAGCCTACGCCGAGATGAAGCTCGACTATGATACCCAGCTTGCGAGCACCAAGAACTACGAAATCACAGGCGAAGACGCCTTCTGCAAGAAGCCGATCACCGATCCGCGCAAGGCCGGCGAGGTCTGGGTGGATGAGGCAGGCATCATGCCGTTCTCGTCCGCCGCCTGCACGCTCGGGGCCTATGCCGACTTCAAGGCCAAGGGCAAGAAGATCAACGTCGCTTACGTCTTCGACACCACACGCGGCATCAAGCTGTTCGCCGACCAGGCCTTCTTTGCGGTGGGCAATGGCGACGTCGCACCGTTCCTGCTCAAGAAGGACGCGGAGGCCTATGCCGCCAAGATCAGCGGCAAGGTGCTCGGCTTCGACGACGCGGTGAAGGCGGCCGTCAGCGGAGGCAAGACGTGA
- a CDS encoding ABC transporter permease, translating into MSSPALVRHPEDSMPATAIAKAGPAPAVTPPVTPPSFGTLALRWYRLNQGRLRATAIGIMSLLAFLLVWHLLTTYRVVFFVRFINVPTPLEVYASFAKAIHDPKFLMHIALSCRRIFIGFSLAALVGVPLGLIMGRFKLVHEIIFPVAEVLRPIPAIAWVPMAIMLWPTNEQSIVFITFLGSFFPILVNTLHGMSLVDPVLVRAAQCLGARERSIFREVYFPASLPHIFTGLTVGMGVAWVSLIAAEMISGQYGIGYFTWEAYSLVQYADIALGMIAIGVLGLGSSLLIRGAGHLVMPWRSTR; encoded by the coding sequence GTGAGCAGTCCCGCCCTCGTCAGACATCCCGAGGACAGCATGCCGGCAACAGCCATCGCCAAGGCGGGCCCCGCGCCCGCCGTCACCCCCCCGGTCACACCGCCTTCTTTCGGCACGCTTGCGCTGCGCTGGTACCGGCTGAACCAGGGCCGGCTGCGCGCAACTGCGATCGGCATCATGTCGCTGCTCGCCTTCCTGCTGGTCTGGCACCTGCTCACGACCTATCGCGTCGTGTTCTTCGTGCGCTTCATCAACGTGCCAACGCCGCTTGAGGTCTATGCGAGCTTCGCCAAGGCGATCCACGACCCCAAGTTCCTGATGCACATCGCGCTGAGCTGCCGGCGCATCTTCATCGGCTTCTCGCTCGCCGCCCTTGTCGGCGTGCCGCTTGGCTTGATCATGGGCCGCTTCAAGCTGGTGCACGAGATCATCTTCCCCGTGGCGGAAGTGCTGCGGCCGATCCCGGCGATCGCCTGGGTACCGATGGCGATCATGCTGTGGCCGACCAACGAGCAGAGCATCGTCTTCATCACTTTCCTCGGCTCGTTCTTCCCGATCCTGGTCAACACGCTGCACGGCATGTCGCTGGTCGATCCCGTGCTGGTGCGCGCCGCGCAATGTCTCGGCGCGCGCGAGCGCTCGATCTTCCGCGAGGTGTATTTTCCGGCCTCGCTGCCGCACATCTTCACCGGCCTTACCGTCGGAATGGGCGTGGCCTGGGTGTCGCTGATCGCGGCCGAGATGATCTCGGGCCAGTACGGCATCGGCTATTTCACCTGGGAGGCCTATTCGCTGGTCCAGTACGCCGATATCGCCCTCGGCATGATCGCGATCGGTGTGCTTGGCCTCGGCTCGAGCCTGCTGATCCGGGGCGCGGGACACCTGGTGATGCCGTGGAGATCGACGAGATGA
- a CDS encoding ABC transporter ATP-binding protein, whose amino-acid sequence MSEMLASEPKGHIEVKNFSLSYDSIEGPVQAVTDTQIHVKPGEFVSIVGPSGCGKSTLLNAVAGFLKPTTGIVTVDGERVNGPSAERGMVFQQYSLFPWKTVRENVEFGLKMRGMARSQRERAARTLLGLAGLEAFEKHYPEKLSGGMKQRVGIVRALATGPKVLLLDEPFGALDAQTRVIMQQILTNMWQRLKISVLFVTHDIDEAIFLSDRVYCMTARPGSIKAEIPIPLERPRQQSMMMSSEFLALRRGLMSLIREESLKAMGGEINDMGMQGLNIELHGHSLADVI is encoded by the coding sequence ATGAGCGAGATGCTTGCGAGCGAACCGAAGGGCCATATCGAGGTCAAAAACTTCTCCCTCAGCTACGACAGCATTGAGGGGCCTGTGCAGGCCGTCACGGACACGCAAATCCATGTGAAGCCCGGCGAATTCGTCTCGATTGTCGGCCCCTCCGGCTGCGGAAAATCGACGCTGCTCAATGCCGTCGCGGGCTTCCTCAAGCCGACCACGGGCATCGTCACCGTCGACGGAGAGCGTGTGAACGGCCCCAGCGCCGAACGTGGCATGGTGTTCCAGCAATACTCGCTGTTTCCCTGGAAGACGGTGCGGGAGAACGTCGAGTTCGGGTTGAAGATGCGCGGCATGGCGCGCTCGCAGCGCGAACGCGCGGCGCGCACGCTGCTAGGGCTTGCTGGCCTGGAGGCCTTTGAAAAGCATTATCCGGAGAAACTCTCCGGCGGCATGAAGCAGCGCGTCGGCATCGTCCGCGCGCTGGCGACGGGCCCGAAGGTGCTGCTACTGGACGAGCCGTTCGGGGCGCTCGACGCGCAGACGCGCGTCATCATGCAGCAGATCCTCACAAATATGTGGCAGCGCCTGAAGATCTCGGTGCTGTTCGTCACCCACGACATCGATGAGGCGATCTTTCTCTCCGACCGCGTCTACTGCATGACCGCCCGTCCCGGCTCGATCAAGGCGGAGATTCCAATTCCCTTGGAGCGGCCGCGGCAGCAATCGATGATGATGTCGTCGGAATTCCTGGCGCTGCGCCGCGGGCTGATGTCGCTGATCCGCGAAGAGAGCCTCAAAGCGATGGGCGGCGAGATCAACGACATGGGCATGCAGGGGCTCAACATCGAACTGCACGGCCATTCGCTGGCGGACGTGATCTGA
- a CDS encoding YeiH family protein has product MSQNQASSPAAAKPTTAFSRIVALIPGILLCIAVAGVSALLERAELGVFEHPYIEALVMAILLGMALRSFWKPAPRWQAGIAFSAKQLLEVAVMLLGASISFAAIAASGIALLVSIAAVVVIALCVSFGLGRMLGLSTRLSILIACGNSICGNSAIAAVAPIIGANSEEIASSISFTAILGVMMVLGLPLLIPLLQLTATQYGILAGLTVYAVPQVLAATVPAGLISTQIGTLVKLMRVLMLGPVVVGLSLVASRWQTGAKKTNVGFFRLVPWFILGFLALATLRSLEIVPATVVGPVTKITTFLTVVSMAALGLGVDVKVLANVGGRVTAAVTLSLMLLLGISIALVHWFK; this is encoded by the coding sequence GTGTCGCAGAATCAAGCATCCAGCCCGGCCGCCGCCAAGCCGACCACTGCCTTTAGCCGCATCGTCGCGCTGATTCCCGGCATTCTCCTGTGCATCGCCGTGGCGGGCGTCTCGGCGCTGCTGGAGCGGGCCGAGCTTGGCGTGTTCGAGCACCCCTATATCGAGGCGCTGGTGATGGCCATCCTGCTGGGGATGGCCCTGCGCAGCTTCTGGAAGCCGGCGCCGCGCTGGCAGGCCGGCATCGCTTTTAGCGCCAAGCAGCTCCTGGAGGTCGCGGTCATGCTGCTCGGCGCCTCGATCAGCTTTGCCGCCATCGCGGCCTCCGGCATCGCGCTGCTCGTTTCGATCGCCGCAGTCGTGGTGATAGCGCTCTGCGTCTCCTTTGGTCTGGGCCGCATGCTCGGGCTGTCGACGCGGCTGTCGATCCTGATTGCCTGCGGCAATTCCATCTGCGGCAACTCCGCGATCGCGGCGGTGGCGCCGATCATCGGCGCTAACAGCGAGGAGATTGCATCCTCGATCTCATTCACCGCCATTCTCGGCGTGATGATGGTGCTGGGCCTGCCGCTGCTGATCCCGCTGTTGCAGCTCACCGCCACGCAGTACGGCATTCTCGCAGGACTAACCGTCTATGCCGTGCCCCAAGTGCTCGCGGCGACGGTGCCGGCGGGGCTGATTTCCACGCAGATCGGCACGCTGGTCAAGCTGATGCGCGTGCTGATGCTCGGCCCTGTCGTCGTCGGTCTCTCGCTGGTCGCCTCGCGCTGGCAGACCGGCGCCAAGAAGACCAATGTCGGGTTCTTCCGCCTGGTCCCCTGGTTCATCCTCGGCTTCCTCGCGCTCGCGACGTTGCGTTCCCTCGAGATCGTGCCGGCCACGGTGGTCGGGCCGGTGACGAAGATCACAACCTTCCTGACGGTGGTGTCGATGGCAGCGCTGGGCCTCGGCGTCGACGTGAAGGTGCTCGCCAATGTCGGTGGCCGGGTGACGGCCGCGGTGACACTGTCGCTGATGCTGCTGCTGGGGATCAGCATCGCGCTGGTGCACTGGTTCAAGTGA
- a CDS encoding flavin-containing monooxygenase, with protein MNIESPRKPLDLISAIAEADIRCLLMVLVHMTGDERWLEPPYLPKRDIRLIPDPEAGVPREIQDEIRAAVVRLFADGTPTPVITDPGEKLLLRMMRACLGENVASEYAPLMREEMGFVSREARWTKRPSQEKLAAQHVLIVGAGVCAIALAVALGHLRIPYTIVEKNAELGGTWWINRYPGCGVDTPNHSYSYSFGLGNAWTRYFCQREELLGYLLKVADEYGIRKHLRVNTELTASRWDEGKRRWISTLKTSNGEETFESTALVSAIGQLNDPSRAQFKGEESFKGTILHSALWSDDISLDGKHVAVIGTGATSMQLVPTIAGRVASVTVYQRSAQWARPVKGYADPITEGARWLLAHLPFYVQWYRFNMFWRYGDGLLPFLRKDPAWPHPERAVNKGNDRHRQELTDFILTELKDRPDLIEKCVPTYPPYGKRILLDNNWFKTLKLDNVELVTDTIDHFDESGIIAADGKHRPADIIVVATGFKVTEMAARLNISGRDGKTLREAWANDNPTAFLGLTVSDFPNFFCMLGPNSGPAHGGSVIFQSECQSRYISTCLVEMIENDLAAIDVRREVLDDYVSKVDAEHEAMIWTHPGMSTYYRNANGRVFSAMPWRFVDYWRMTHDPDMRQYRLTKA; from the coding sequence ATGAACATCGAATCTCCCCGCAAGCCGCTCGACCTCATCTCGGCCATTGCGGAAGCCGACATCCGCTGTCTCCTGATGGTGCTGGTGCACATGACCGGCGACGAACGCTGGCTTGAGCCACCCTATCTGCCCAAACGCGACATCCGCTTGATTCCCGATCCCGAGGCCGGCGTGCCCCGCGAGATCCAGGACGAGATCCGCGCGGCCGTCGTCAGGCTCTTCGCCGACGGCACGCCAACGCCCGTCATCACCGATCCCGGCGAAAAGCTGCTGCTTAGAATGATGCGGGCCTGCCTCGGCGAGAACGTCGCATCGGAATATGCGCCGCTGATGCGCGAGGAGATGGGCTTTGTGTCGCGCGAGGCACGATGGACCAAGCGTCCATCGCAAGAGAAGCTCGCCGCGCAGCACGTGCTGATCGTCGGCGCCGGGGTCTGCGCCATCGCGCTTGCCGTCGCGCTCGGCCATCTCCGCATCCCCTACACCATCGTCGAGAAGAACGCCGAGCTCGGTGGCACCTGGTGGATCAATCGCTATCCCGGCTGCGGCGTCGACACGCCCAACCACTCCTATTCCTACTCGTTCGGCTTGGGCAACGCCTGGACGCGCTATTTCTGCCAGCGCGAGGAGCTGCTCGGCTATCTGCTCAAGGTCGCGGACGAATACGGCATCCGCAAGCATCTGCGCGTCAACACTGAGCTGACGGCGTCGCGCTGGGACGAGGGCAAGCGACGCTGGATCTCGACGCTGAAGACGAGCAACGGCGAAGAGACCTTTGAGTCGACCGCACTGGTCTCGGCCATCGGCCAGCTCAACGATCCCTCCCGCGCGCAATTCAAGGGCGAGGAGAGCTTCAAGGGAACGATCCTGCATTCGGCGCTATGGTCCGATGACATCAGCCTCGACGGCAAGCACGTTGCTGTAATCGGCACAGGCGCGACCTCGATGCAGCTGGTGCCGACGATCGCCGGCCGCGTCGCCTCGGTCACGGTCTACCAGCGCAGCGCGCAATGGGCGCGGCCGGTGAAAGGCTATGCCGATCCGATCACCGAAGGCGCGCGCTGGCTGCTCGCACATCTGCCATTCTATGTGCAATGGTATCGCTTCAACATGTTCTGGCGCTACGGTGACGGCCTGTTGCCGTTCCTGCGCAAGGACCCGGCCTGGCCACATCCGGAGCGCGCCGTGAACAAGGGCAACGACCGGCATCGCCAGGAGCTGACCGACTTCATCCTGACAGAGCTGAAGGATCGCCCCGACCTGATCGAAAAATGCGTGCCGACCTATCCGCCCTATGGCAAGCGCATCCTGCTCGACAACAACTGGTTCAAGACATTGAAGCTAGATAATGTCGAGCTCGTCACCGACACGATCGACCATTTCGATGAAAGCGGCATCATCGCGGCCGACGGCAAGCACCGCCCCGCCGACATCATCGTGGTCGCCACGGGCTTCAAGGTCACGGAGATGGCCGCCCGCCTCAACATCAGCGGCCGCGATGGCAAGACGCTGCGCGAAGCCTGGGCCAACGACAATCCGACCGCATTCCTCGGCCTCACGGTGTCCGATTTTCCAAACTTTTTCTGCATGCTCGGCCCGAACTCGGGCCCCGCCCATGGCGGCAGCGTCATCTTCCAGTCGGAATGCCAGAGCCGCTACATCTCGACCTGCCTCGTCGAAATGATCGAGAACGACCTCGCCGCCATCGATGTCCGCCGCGAGGTACTCGATGACTATGTCAGCAAGGTCGACGCCGAGCACGAGGCGATGATCTGGACCCATCCGGGAATGAGCACTTACTATCGCAACGCAAACGGCCGCGTGTTTTCGGCGATGCCGTGGCGCTTCGTGGACTATTGGCGCATGACGCACGATCCCGACATGCGGCAGTACAGGCTGACGAAGGCGTAG
- the ald gene encoding alanine dehydrogenase gives MRVGVPREIKVQEYRVGLTPGAVREYVAAGHQVTVETGAGGGIGASDEAYQRAGASIAASASDIFAKSEMIVKVKEPQRSEWAQLREGQILFTYLHLAPDPEQAKGLLAAGCTAIAYETVTDAAGHLPLLAPMSEVAGRLAIEAAGAALKRSAGGRGLLLGGVPGVQPARVVVLGGGVVGTQAARMAAGLGAEVTVIDRWIPRLRELDDLFAGRVRTRFSTIESVEEEVFSADVVIGAVLVPGASAPKLVTRAMLKSMRPGAVLVDVAIDQGGCFETSHATTHAEPTYEVDGVVHYCVANMPGAVPVTSSQALNNATLPFGLMLANKGFAAVLENPHLRNGLNVHRGRITNKAVAESLGLEFAPVGSGLAA, from the coding sequence ATGCGTGTCGGTGTGCCCAGGGAGATCAAGGTGCAGGAATATCGCGTTGGGCTCACCCCGGGCGCCGTCCGCGAATATGTCGCGGCTGGGCACCAGGTGACGGTCGAAACCGGCGCCGGCGGCGGCATCGGTGCGTCCGATGAGGCGTACCAGCGGGCAGGGGCCTCGATTGCGGCGAGCGCAAGCGACATCTTCGCCAAGTCCGAGATGATCGTGAAAGTGAAGGAGCCGCAGAGGAGCGAATGGGCCCAGCTTCGCGAAGGCCAGATCCTGTTCACTTATCTCCATCTTGCGCCGGATCCGGAACAGGCCAAGGGCTTGCTCGCCGCCGGCTGCACTGCGATTGCCTATGAAACCGTCACCGACGCGGCCGGTCACCTCCCCCTGCTCGCGCCGATGAGCGAAGTCGCCGGCCGCCTCGCGATCGAGGCCGCCGGCGCCGCGCTCAAGCGATCGGCCGGCGGTCGCGGCCTACTCCTCGGCGGCGTGCCCGGTGTGCAGCCGGCGCGCGTGGTCGTGCTGGGCGGCGGCGTGGTGGGAACGCAAGCCGCGCGCATGGCTGCAGGTCTCGGCGCCGAAGTCACCGTGATCGACCGCTGGATTCCGCGCTTGCGCGAGCTCGACGACCTCTTCGCCGGACGTGTGCGCACGCGCTTCTCGACGATCGAGTCCGTCGAGGAGGAAGTGTTCAGCGCCGATGTCGTGATCGGCGCAGTGCTGGTGCCAGGTGCGAGCGCGCCGAAGCTCGTGACGCGCGCGATGCTGAAATCGATGCGGCCGGGGGCGGTGCTGGTCGACGTCGCGATCGACCAGGGGGGCTGTTTCGAGACCTCGCATGCCACGACGCACGCGGAGCCGACCTACGAAGTCGACGGCGTCGTGCACTATTGCGTCGCCAACATGCCGGGCGCGGTTCCGGTGACGTCGAGCCAGGCGCTGAACAATGCGACCCTCCCCTTCGGTCTGATGCTCGCGAACAAGGGTTTTGCCGCGGTGCTCGAAAATCCGCACTTGCGCAACGGGCTGAACGTGCATCGCGGCCGTATCACCAACAAGGCGGTTGCGGAGAGCCTCGGGCTGGAATTTGCGCCTGTTGGAAGCGGGCTCGCGGCCTAG
- a CDS encoding Lrp/AsnC family transcriptional regulator, translating to MALDRKDLAILAELTTNARASHTELANTVGLSSTALARRQKALEDDGYIQAYQAALDLTQFGLTTTVLVRIALESQSDEALKAFEAEVVKCPSVVRCFLMSGTDDYILIVLARDIQDFERIHRTELSRLPRVARVQSSFALREVVNRAVPTVVFGETKR from the coding sequence TTGGCCCTCGACCGCAAAGATCTCGCGATTCTCGCGGAACTCACCACCAACGCACGCGCCAGCCATACCGAGCTCGCCAACACGGTCGGCCTGTCAAGCACAGCGCTGGCGCGGCGGCAGAAGGCGCTGGAGGATGACGGCTACATCCAGGCCTACCAGGCCGCGCTCGACCTCACCCAGTTCGGCCTCACCACCACGGTGCTGGTGCGCATCGCGCTGGAGAGCCAGAGCGACGAGGCGCTGAAGGCCTTCGAGGCGGAGGTCGTGAAGTGCCCTTCCGTCGTGCGTTGCTTCCTGATGTCGGGCACCGACGATTACATCCTGATCGTGCTCGCCCGCGACATCCAGGATTTCGAGCGCATCCACCGTACCGAGCTTTCGCGCCTGCCGCGCGTCGCGCGGGTGCAATCAAGCTTCGCCCTGCGTGAGGTCGTCAACCGCGCGGTGCCGACCGTCGTGTTCGGCGAGACGAAGCGCTAG
- a CDS encoding Orn/Lys/Arg decarboxylase N-terminal domain-containing protein, giving the protein MDYFKRFNFLFAAPVFDADDLEGLRFNQIIEEIQRSGFEVVRARKLEDAEIAVQTDAAIGCMVVDWGKKGLEGKTSALINLMRRRGLDFPIILLIRRKRFEDLPVEVLDFIDGYVFLSEETPTFIAKNLISRLKQYAETLKTPFFGALVDYAEEGNQLWTCPGHNGGVFYNRSPIGRVFVEHLGESVFRDDLDNSVLDLGDLLTHEGPALKAQKEAAQIFGAEKTYFVLNGTSTSNKVALGALVTDGDLVLFDRNNHKAAHHGALMIGGGIPVYVPTTRNAWGLIGPMRWDMLDEKALRETIRNHPLVMDKEAWRKERPFRVAVVEQCTYDGTIHNAEMMMKRIGHLCEYILFDEAWAGFMKFHPLYAGRFAMGLANLPPEAPGIIATQSTHKQLASFSQASQIHIKDRHIRGQKRRVEHRRFNESFMQHASTSPFYPLFASLDVGAQMMKGRSGEVLWDDTIRLGIELRKKIRAMRREFEEKEQNPDRRWFFEPFVPDRVAIPDVSRPGAAHNVAWETLSTDELATNPALWQLGPDSTWHGFPGMTEGFAMTDPNKLTLLTPGFDRATGAYSEHGIPAPVVAQYLRENRIVPEKNDLNSLLFLLTPGVEASKAGTLISGLVAFKKLHDDNALLADAIPEFYQRRQARYAGVRLRDLCGEMHRFFRAADVSALQARQFMPEHMPEIAMSPRDAARFLFKNDVDYLPIEAIAGRIATTPFVVYPPGIATIVPGERLTERAKPMIDYLKMFETCFNTFPGFDVEIQGVYKEIDAKGRIGLYTYVVAEQSR; this is encoded by the coding sequence ATGGACTATTTCAAGCGCTTCAACTTCCTGTTCGCCGCACCTGTGTTCGATGCCGACGACCTGGAAGGTCTCCGCTTCAACCAGATCATTGAGGAGATCCAGCGCTCCGGCTTCGAGGTGGTCCGGGCCCGCAAGCTGGAAGACGCCGAGATCGCGGTGCAAACCGATGCCGCGATCGGCTGCATGGTGGTGGATTGGGGCAAGAAGGGTCTTGAGGGCAAGACCTCGGCGCTGATCAATCTGATGCGGCGCCGGGGTCTCGATTTCCCGATCATCCTGCTGATCCGGCGCAAGCGTTTCGAGGATTTGCCAGTCGAGGTGCTCGATTTCATCGACGGCTATGTCTTCCTGTCTGAGGAAACGCCAACCTTCATCGCCAAGAATCTGATCAGCCGCCTCAAGCAATATGCCGAAACGCTGAAGACGCCGTTCTTCGGGGCGTTGGTCGACTACGCCGAGGAAGGCAACCAGCTCTGGACCTGCCCGGGTCACAATGGCGGCGTGTTTTACAACCGCAGCCCGATCGGCCGGGTCTTCGTCGAGCATCTCGGCGAATCCGTGTTCCGCGACGACCTCGACAATTCCGTGCTCGACCTCGGCGACCTCCTCACCCATGAAGGCCCGGCGCTGAAGGCACAGAAGGAGGCCGCGCAGATCTTCGGCGCGGAAAAGACCTATTTCGTGCTCAACGGCACCTCGACCTCGAACAAGGTCGCGCTCGGCGCGCTCGTCACCGACGGCGATCTCGTGCTGTTCGACCGCAACAACCACAAGGCCGCCCATCACGGCGCGCTGATGATCGGCGGCGGCATCCCCGTGTATGTTCCCACCACCCGCAACGCCTGGGGCCTGATCGGCCCGATGCGCTGGGACATGCTCGACGAGAAGGCCCTGCGTGAGACCATCCGCAATCATCCCCTGGTCATGGACAAGGAGGCCTGGCGCAAGGAGCGGCCGTTCCGCGTCGCCGTGGTCGAGCAATGCACCTATGACGGCACGATCCACAATGCCGAGATGATGATGAAGCGCATCGGCCATCTCTGCGAGTACATCCTGTTCGACGAGGCCTGGGCCGGCTTCATGAAATTCCACCCGCTCTATGCCGGCCGCTTCGCCATGGGCCTTGCCAACCTTCCGCCGGAGGCGCCGGGCATCATCGCGACTCAATCGACCCATAAGCAGCTCGCGAGCTTCTCGCAGGCCTCCCAGATCCATATCAAGGACCGTCACATTCGCGGCCAGAAGCGGCGCGTCGAGCATCGCCGCTTCAACGAAAGTTTCATGCAGCACGCCTCGACCTCGCCGTTCTATCCGCTGTTCGCGTCGCTGGACGTCGGCGCGCAGATGATGAAAGGCCGCTCCGGCGAAGTGCTGTGGGACGACACGATCCGCCTCGGCATCGAGCTACGCAAGAAAATCCGGGCGATGCGCCGCGAGTTCGAGGAGAAGGAGCAGAACCCGGACCGGCGCTGGTTCTTCGAACCGTTCGTGCCCGATCGCGTCGCCATCCCCGATGTGAGCCGCCCTGGCGCTGCGCACAACGTCGCCTGGGAGACCCTGTCGACCGACGAGCTCGCCACCAATCCCGCGCTCTGGCAGCTCGGCCCCGACAGCACCTGGCACGGCTTCCCCGGCATGACCGAGGGCTTCGCCATGACCGATCCGAACAAGCTGACACTGCTCACCCCCGGCTTCGACCGCGCCACCGGCGCCTATTCCGAGCACGGCATCCCCGCCCCGGTCGTCGCGCAGTACTTGCGCGAAAACCGCATCGTCCCCGAGAAGAACGACCTCAACTCGCTGCTCTTCCTGCTGACCCCCGGCGTCGAGGCGAGCAAGGCAGGCACCTTGATCTCCGGTCTCGTCGCCTTCAAGAAGCTGCATGACGACAATGCGTTGCTGGCCGATGCGATCCCGGAATTCTACCAGCGGCGGCAGGCGCGCTATGCCGGCGTGCGGTTGCGCGACCTCTGCGGCGAGATGCACCGATTCTTTCGCGCGGCCGATGTCAGCGCTCTCCAGGCGCGGCAGTTCATGCCCGAGCACATGCCTGAGATCGCGATGTCGCCGCGCGATGCCGCGCGCTTCCTGTTCAAGAACGACGTCGACTATCTGCCGATCGAGGCGATCGCCGGCCGCATCGCCACCACGCCTTTCGTGGTCTATCCGCCCGGCATCGCCACCATCGTGCCGGGCGAGCGGCTGACGGAGAGAGCCAAGCCCATGATCGATTATCTCAAGATGTTCGAGACCTGTTTCAACACGTTTCCAGGCTTCGATGTGGAAATCCAGGGTGTCTACAAGGAGATCGATGCGAAGGGCCGCATCGGGCTCTATACCTACGTCGTAGCCGAGCAGAGCCGATGA
- a CDS encoding GNAT family N-acetyltransferase, with translation MNETAIARTDDEPVLIRPSREGDVEAMLAIYRHHVRNGVPRDVEGTGAPEPDDLRDRRKNLKQTRLPHLVATWRGEVVGYAYAVLFRKRPAYRYTAKHSIYVHHEHLGRGVGRLLLGAMIDACAAAGFRQLIGYIDADNGPSLALHERFGFARAGLLSGVAYRHGHWSDTVMVQRSLGAGTTAPPPVTAPGR, from the coding sequence ATGAACGAAACAGCGATTGCACGCACCGATGACGAGCCGGTCCTGATCCGGCCGTCACGCGAGGGCGATGTCGAGGCGATGCTGGCGATCTATCGCCATCACGTTCGCAATGGCGTGCCCCGCGACGTCGAGGGAACCGGCGCGCCGGAGCCCGACGATCTTCGCGACCGGCGCAAGAATCTGAAGCAGACCCGCCTGCCGCATCTGGTCGCGACCTGGCGCGGCGAGGTGGTCGGCTATGCCTATGCGGTGCTGTTCCGCAAGCGCCCGGCCTATCGCTACACGGCCAAGCACTCGATCTACGTCCATCACGAGCATCTCGGCCGCGGCGTTGGGCGGCTTTTGCTCGGGGCCATGATCGATGCATGTGCTGCCGCAGGCTTCCGCCAGTTGATCGGCTATATCGATGCCGACAACGGGCCTTCGCTGGCACTGCATGAAAGGTTCGGTTTCGCGCGCGCTGGCCTGCTCAGCGGCGTCGCCTATCGCCACGGCCACTGGTCCGACACCGTCATGGTGCAACGTTCGCTCGGTGCGGGGACGACGGCCCCGCCGCCCGTCACAGCGCCGGGCCGCTAG